A DNA window from Actinokineospora baliensis contains the following coding sequences:
- a CDS encoding helix-turn-helix domain-containing protein, whose amino-acid sequence MLTNPALLRAIGHELRTAREALGWTRAQLVSQLDREVHSQTIATYELGIRQCTLGRFVAICDALGIPAPQVLTNAMRRAGVEPHLLACAVDLRLLVRDRSPDLEPLRRWAQHRLDAGVDEDGIVHLEPTLVAELAVFCGLAHVELFRRLEVFTSDSGL is encoded by the coding sequence GTGCTGACCAATCCAGCCCTGTTACGCGCGATCGGGCACGAACTGCGGACAGCGCGCGAAGCGCTCGGCTGGACGAGGGCGCAGCTGGTTTCCCAGCTGGATCGTGAAGTGCATTCGCAGACTATCGCGACCTACGAACTCGGAATCCGGCAGTGCACCCTCGGCCGCTTCGTGGCCATCTGCGACGCGCTCGGCATCCCCGCACCGCAGGTGCTGACCAACGCCATGCGCCGGGCCGGTGTCGAACCGCACCTGCTGGCGTGCGCGGTGGATCTGCGACTGCTGGTGCGCGATCGTTCCCCGGACTTGGAGCCGCTGCGCCGGTGGGCGCAGCACCGGCTCGACGCGGGCGTTGACGAGGACGGCATTGTCCACTTGGAACCCACACTTGTCGCTGAGCTCGCGGTGTTCTGCGGCCTTGCCCATGTGGAGTTGTTCCGCAGGCTAGAGGTGTTCACCTCCGACAGCGGGCTCTGA
- a CDS encoding BTAD domain-containing putative transcriptional regulator gives MRLVEAAFGILGATALRLDGVLDAEWESPKPKAMLAALLVAPGRTLPGEALARWVWSQEQPPPTRTTGALDTYATRIRKLLKRLPVTATLRGHRGTYRLDTDRAAIDYFQFRDLVATAQRHFRDGRSAEAAHYADLALRLSRGRPLDDLRSAGALAWRGRFERDELIPAHTTHLSALIDLGRADEALVLLDDLQSEHQESLALHKARLVTLHALDRAEEASEYYLHVYRQLRTEGDPQAADHLRRHYESLITRAHSAPWAAPKEYHPPRQLRFDVHDFVGRADQLSQLDTLALDDDGTPVRGVVVLEGMPGVGKTSLAVHWGHRRRTHFPDGDLFIDLHGYSGTPAATQASVIDELLLGLGEEPDAYATRARAAALRRTLANRHTLVVLDNARNSDHVRELLPLLAECLVVVTSRNSLTALGAKYNARRIQVKPMSEAESTSLLGTRLGADSDPGLRAEVVRLCGGLPLVIAVVGQNIAEYRLRRDHAGVAPRRLLLELGIDADGDNSPQTLFTWSYRALPQAPRRLFRLLGLHPGTEFSVAAAQACWGRDEAETGAALTTLVGSNLVERTDSLDRFRLHDLIGECAGNLATTDEPVELRHAAERRVLAFYLATATAAHHALYPDSDPGPPFELPTQVSPLDFADADAGRTWLAVEHSTLMNATAVAAAAGHHDLAWRLPHAMGVYLEQFGYHEDYQRALQTAVTSAGADGDEEAEAATLADLGRSHMTLGRLREAQQCLHQAMVFADKSGNQRGQCASRFSLGRIAILVGDTAAGVRLLGESLELARATDDTEAKRWTHYELGDALRLAGDLNKALLHLLEAQQHAAEAGDDYALALVLAGISAVSLAQGEHEKAASFGIEAMNAAEASRNAGAIVTTCTALAEVELATGAWSAAELLATRAVSLAERVHDVPVHARAAEVLGDVLAAQGRHAQARRTWLEADELYHRLGSTAGRHRVYTKIVDLSR, from the coding sequence GTGAGGCTGGTGGAGGCGGCGTTCGGGATCCTGGGCGCGACGGCACTGCGGCTCGACGGGGTGCTCGACGCGGAGTGGGAATCACCCAAACCCAAGGCGATGTTGGCGGCACTACTGGTCGCCCCTGGGCGGACACTGCCTGGTGAGGCGCTGGCGCGCTGGGTGTGGTCGCAGGAACAGCCCCCGCCGACGCGCACCACGGGCGCACTGGACACCTACGCGACCCGCATCCGCAAGCTGCTCAAGCGGTTGCCGGTCACCGCGACCCTGCGCGGGCACCGCGGCACGTACCGCCTGGACACGGACCGGGCCGCCATCGACTACTTCCAGTTCCGCGACCTCGTCGCCACCGCGCAGCGGCACTTCCGGGACGGGCGCTCCGCCGAAGCCGCCCACTACGCCGACCTGGCGCTACGGCTGAGCCGGGGGCGCCCGCTCGACGACCTGCGCTCGGCGGGGGCCCTGGCCTGGCGCGGCCGCTTCGAGCGCGACGAGCTCATCCCGGCGCACACCACCCACCTGAGCGCCCTGATCGACCTCGGCCGCGCCGACGAGGCCCTGGTGCTGCTCGACGACCTGCAGTCCGAGCACCAGGAAAGCCTCGCGCTGCACAAAGCGCGGCTGGTGACCCTGCACGCGCTTGACCGGGCGGAGGAGGCGAGCGAGTACTACCTGCACGTGTACCGCCAGCTGCGCACCGAGGGCGACCCCCAGGCCGCCGACCACCTGCGGCGCCACTACGAATCGCTGATCACCCGGGCGCACAGCGCACCGTGGGCCGCGCCCAAGGAGTACCACCCGCCCCGCCAACTCCGCTTCGACGTCCACGACTTCGTCGGCCGCGCGGACCAACTGTCCCAACTGGACACCTTGGCGCTCGACGACGACGGCACGCCGGTGCGCGGGGTCGTCGTGCTGGAGGGGATGCCCGGGGTGGGCAAAACCAGCCTCGCCGTCCACTGGGGACACCGCAGGCGCACCCACTTCCCCGACGGGGACCTGTTCATCGACCTGCACGGATACTCCGGTACCCCCGCTGCGACGCAGGCCTCGGTGATCGACGAGTTGCTGCTCGGCTTGGGCGAGGAACCGGACGCCTACGCGACCCGGGCCCGCGCTGCGGCACTGCGCCGGACGCTGGCCAACCGGCACACGCTGGTGGTGCTGGACAACGCGCGCAACTCCGACCACGTTCGCGAGCTGCTGCCGCTGCTGGCCGAGTGCCTGGTCGTGGTGACCAGCCGCAACTCGTTGACCGCGCTGGGCGCCAAGTACAACGCGCGGCGGATCCAGGTGAAGCCGATGTCGGAGGCGGAATCGACCTCGCTGCTGGGAACCAGGCTCGGCGCGGACTCCGATCCCGGGCTGCGGGCCGAGGTGGTGCGCCTGTGCGGCGGCCTCCCGCTGGTCATCGCGGTGGTGGGCCAGAACATCGCCGAGTACCGGCTGCGGCGCGACCACGCGGGGGTCGCGCCGCGGCGCCTGCTGCTGGAACTGGGCATCGACGCCGACGGCGACAACTCACCGCAGACTCTGTTCACCTGGTCCTACCGGGCGCTCCCCCAGGCACCCCGGCGGCTGTTCCGATTGCTCGGGCTGCACCCCGGCACCGAGTTCTCCGTGGCCGCCGCGCAGGCCTGCTGGGGCCGCGACGAGGCGGAGACCGGTGCGGCCCTGACCACCCTGGTCGGCTCGAACCTGGTGGAGCGGACCGATTCCCTCGACCGCTTCCGCCTGCACGACCTCATCGGCGAGTGCGCGGGCAACCTCGCCACCACCGACGAACCCGTCGAGCTCCGCCACGCCGCCGAACGCCGGGTGCTCGCCTTCTACCTCGCCACCGCCACCGCCGCCCACCACGCCCTCTACCCCGACAGCGACCCCGGCCCGCCGTTCGAGCTGCCCACGCAGGTGAGTCCGCTGGACTTCGCCGACGCGGACGCGGGGCGGACCTGGCTGGCCGTCGAGCACAGCACCCTGATGAACGCCACCGCGGTCGCCGCGGCCGCGGGCCACCACGACCTCGCCTGGCGGCTACCCCACGCGATGGGCGTGTACCTGGAGCAGTTCGGCTACCACGAGGACTACCAGCGGGCGCTGCAGACAGCCGTGACCTCGGCGGGAGCCGACGGCGACGAGGAAGCGGAAGCGGCGACGCTGGCCGACCTTGGACGCAGCCACATGACCCTGGGCAGGCTGCGGGAGGCGCAACAGTGCCTGCACCAAGCGATGGTGTTCGCCGACAAATCCGGTAACCAACGCGGCCAATGCGCGAGCCGGTTCAGCCTGGGCAGGATCGCCATCCTGGTCGGCGACACCGCCGCGGGAGTCCGGCTCCTCGGCGAGAGCCTCGAACTCGCGCGGGCAACCGACGACACAGAAGCGAAGCGGTGGACGCACTACGAACTGGGAGACGCACTGCGGCTCGCCGGTGACCTCAACAAAGCGCTGCTACACCTGCTTGAGGCGCAACAGCACGCCGCCGAGGCGGGAGATGACTACGCGTTGGCATTGGTCCTGGCCGGGATCAGCGCGGTATCGCTCGCACAGGGCGAGCACGAGAAGGCGGCCTCCTTCGGCATCGAGGCGATGAACGCCGCCGAAGCGTCGCGCAACGCGGGCGCCATCGTGACCACCTGCACCGCCCTCGCCGAGGTGGAACTCGCGACGGGGGCGTGGTCGGCCGCGGAACTGCTGGCCACGCGCGCGGTGTCCCTCGCGGAGCGGGTGCACGACGTCCCGGTGCACGCCCGAGCTGCCGAAGTGCTGGGCGACGTCCTCGCCGCGCAGGGCAGGCACGCCCAGGCCCGGCGGACCTGGCTGGAAGCCGATGAGCTCTACCACCGCCTAGGCAGCACGGCGGGCAGACACCGGGTCTACACCAAGATCGTTGACCTCTCCCGCTGA
- a CDS encoding MFS transporter: MLIATINSSIVLIALPDIFSGIGIDPLEPANTGYLLWMIMGFLVVTAVLVVGFGRLGDMYGRARMYNLGFAVFTASSVLLAATWFTGDAAALWLIGWRVVQGVGGALLMANSSAILTDAFPANQRGMALGINGVAAIAGSFLGLVIGGLLAPVSWNLVFLVSVPFGVVGTIWAYLKLHDTGVRKHAEMDWWGNLTFAVGLIALLVGITYGIQPYGDSQTGWGSPFVLTCLIGGVAVLAVFVQVERRVATPLFDLSLFRSRSFTWGNVANFAASLGRGGLQFILIVWLQGIWLPQHGYSYEQTPLWAGIYMLPMTVGFLLSAPASGIVSDRVGSRVLASVGLLVTALSFVLLIALPVNFPYPAFAAVLVLNGIGMGMFSSPNRAEVMNSLPSHARGSGSGMMTTFQNTAMVLSIGFFFSLIIAGFAATLPDAMRTGLQAHGVPAESASHVAALPAVAVLFAAFLGYNPIRQLLGDQLATLPPDQATYLTGRGFFPSLISQPFAHGLAIAFGCAIALCLIGAVASWLCGPVTRTEPVGADLAAAAGERVG; the protein is encoded by the coding sequence ATGCTCATCGCCACGATCAACTCGTCGATCGTGCTGATCGCGCTGCCGGACATCTTCTCCGGCATCGGCATCGACCCGCTGGAGCCGGCCAACACCGGCTACCTGCTGTGGATGATCATGGGGTTCCTGGTGGTCACCGCCGTGCTGGTGGTGGGCTTCGGGCGGCTGGGGGACATGTACGGCCGGGCGCGGATGTACAACCTGGGCTTCGCGGTGTTCACCGCGTCCTCGGTGCTGCTGGCCGCCACCTGGTTCACCGGCGACGCCGCCGCGCTGTGGCTGATCGGCTGGCGGGTGGTGCAGGGCGTCGGCGGAGCGCTGCTGATGGCCAACTCCTCGGCCATCCTGACCGACGCCTTCCCGGCCAACCAGCGCGGCATGGCGCTGGGGATCAACGGGGTGGCCGCGATCGCCGGGTCGTTCCTCGGCCTGGTCATCGGCGGGCTGCTCGCGCCGGTGAGTTGGAACCTGGTGTTCCTGGTGTCCGTGCCGTTCGGGGTGGTTGGCACCATCTGGGCCTACCTGAAGCTGCACGACACCGGCGTTCGCAAGCACGCCGAGATGGATTGGTGGGGGAACCTCACCTTCGCCGTCGGTCTCATCGCGCTGCTGGTCGGGATCACCTACGGCATCCAGCCCTACGGCGACTCGCAAACTGGGTGGGGAAGCCCATTCGTGCTCACCTGCCTCATCGGCGGTGTCGCGGTGCTGGCCGTGTTCGTCCAGGTGGAGCGCCGGGTCGCCACTCCGCTGTTCGACCTTTCGCTGTTCCGGTCGCGATCGTTCACCTGGGGCAACGTGGCCAACTTCGCCGCTTCGCTGGGGCGGGGCGGGCTGCAGTTCATCCTGATTGTCTGGCTGCAGGGCATTTGGCTGCCGCAGCACGGGTACAGCTACGAGCAGACCCCGCTGTGGGCGGGCATCTACATGCTGCCCATGACCGTCGGCTTCCTGTTGTCGGCACCGGCGTCCGGCATCGTGTCCGACCGCGTGGGCAGCCGGGTGCTCGCGTCGGTCGGGTTGCTGGTGACGGCGTTGTCGTTCGTGCTGCTGATCGCGCTGCCGGTGAACTTCCCGTACCCGGCGTTCGCGGCGGTGCTGGTGCTCAACGGCATCGGTATGGGGATGTTCTCCTCGCCGAACCGGGCCGAGGTGATGAACAGCCTTCCCTCGCACGCCAGGGGCTCCGGTTCCGGGATGATGACGACGTTCCAGAACACCGCGATGGTCCTGTCCATCGGCTTCTTCTTCAGCCTGATCATCGCCGGGTTCGCCGCAACCTTGCCCGACGCGATGCGCACCGGCCTGCAAGCCCACGGCGTCCCCGCGGAGTCCGCGTCCCACGTGGCCGCACTCCCGGCCGTGGCGGTCCTGTTCGCCGCTTTCCTGGGTTACAACCCGATCCGCCAGCTCCTGGGCGACCAGCTCGCGACCCTCCCACCGGACCAGGCCACCTACCTCACCGGACGCGGCTTCTTCCCCAGCCTCATCTCCCAGCCATTCGCCCACGGTCTGGCCATCGCCTTCGGCTGCGCCATCGCCCTCTGCCTCATCGGCGCGGTCGCGTCGTGGCTGTGCGGCCCCGTGACCCGCACCGAACCCGTGGGGGCCGACCTCGCCGCGGCGGCGGGGGAGCGGGTCGGGTAG
- a CDS encoding trypsin-like serine peptidase, producing the protein MARTPIVVLALAVAAGSAMFGPAWASSEPAPTAAVAPSGAMKVGEETVLGSSIAYTGAQRREIRQPGATYIKVHFESLKLAPGDYVTVADPTGREVHTYHGDPTAGGARTGDSDFTRHGRKGFAAMSIDGEAAVVTLHKVGGSAVATRGLGFSIDRYWRGYSPDEVRANNPSFFSICGTDARRDTVCYKSSHPTEYAKANAVARLLISGGSLCTAWRVGNTNRVLTNNHCISTQSAVSSSEVQFAYACATCGGNNPAAGTKVSGATFYKTSPGGSSRLDYTLFSVNNFASIQQFGTLYLDPRAPVAGERIYIPGHGDGKPKRLSIYEEAQGGPLCTVRSAASDSYNMSYSCDTSGGNSGSPVLAANHKVIALHHLGGCPGNQGARINLIYNEIKDLIDNTARI; encoded by the coding sequence GTGGCCCGAACCCCGATCGTTGTGCTCGCCCTTGCCGTCGCGGCTGGCAGCGCGATGTTCGGCCCTGCGTGGGCTTCGTCCGAACCCGCACCGACCGCGGCGGTGGCTCCTTCGGGGGCCATGAAGGTCGGCGAGGAAACGGTTCTCGGCAGCTCGATCGCCTACACGGGCGCGCAGCGGCGGGAGATCCGACAACCGGGTGCGACCTACATCAAGGTGCACTTCGAGTCGCTCAAGCTCGCCCCCGGCGATTACGTGACCGTCGCGGATCCGACCGGGCGCGAGGTCCACACCTACCACGGTGATCCCACCGCCGGTGGGGCGCGCACCGGGGACAGCGACTTCACCCGGCACGGCCGCAAGGGCTTCGCCGCGATGTCGATCGACGGTGAGGCCGCTGTTGTCACCCTGCACAAGGTGGGGGGCTCCGCGGTCGCCACGCGCGGGCTCGGGTTCTCCATCGACCGGTACTGGCGCGGGTACAGCCCGGACGAGGTGAGGGCCAACAACCCCAGCTTCTTCAGCATCTGCGGCACCGACGCCCGGCGCGACACCGTGTGCTACAAGAGCAGCCACCCCACCGAATACGCGAAGGCGAACGCGGTGGCCCGGTTGCTGATCAGCGGCGGCAGCCTGTGCACCGCCTGGCGCGTCGGCAACACGAACCGGGTGCTCACCAACAACCACTGCATCTCCACGCAGTCGGCGGTGTCGTCCTCGGAGGTCCAGTTCGCCTACGCCTGCGCGACCTGCGGCGGCAACAACCCCGCCGCGGGCACCAAGGTCAGCGGCGCGACCTTCTACAAGACCAGCCCCGGCGGGTCCAGCAGGCTCGACTACACGCTGTTCTCGGTGAACAACTTCGCCTCGATCCAGCAGTTCGGCACGCTCTACCTCGACCCGCGCGCCCCCGTCGCGGGCGAGCGGATCTACATCCCCGGCCACGGCGACGGCAAGCCCAAGCGGCTGTCCATCTACGAAGAGGCCCAGGGCGGTCCACTGTGCACAGTGCGGAGCGCGGCATCGGACTCGTACAACATGAGCTACAGCTGCGACACCTCCGGCGGAAACTCCGGATCTCCCGTGCTGGCGGCCAACCACAAGGTCATCGCACTGCACCACCTCGGTGGCTGCCCCGGCAACCAGGGCGCCCGGATCAACCTGATCTACAACGAGATCAAGGACCTGATCGACAACACCGCGCGGATCTGA
- a CDS encoding helix-turn-helix domain-containing protein, producing MSRRPQPAGSVRAYFGWRLRHWRRARGLSQAELGARLGYGDSHLSKVESGDRWPPPDLPDRADRVLDTGGELAALWPLVERERQEGPGARPVEAVPPSTPSSPTAPEAMAALLEAYHDVGSQLGSRDLVVPLEHHTRAVVQWQAGSSDPELARLAARFAQLAGWARFDGADYSTAQFWYTCGQHWATLADDRDLMSRLLARQSSVHWSVGNAAGAIALAERARLVEGTRPGVRAWACLAEARGHALAGDRRSCEQRLDDATTLLRAADPRTEPWAAQSVLALAMGTCYRDLAARDTRSTLATTAVDHTTRALAAVPVANEHDRAVVATRLASSHTHAGQPDEAASVLTTLLSPPSGPHGSARVRAEMRVVHTALTEQWPTVGAVRELTDLVRTTLPN from the coding sequence ATGTCACGGCGACCTCAGCCCGCCGGTTCCGTGCGCGCCTACTTCGGGTGGCGGCTGCGCCACTGGCGGCGCGCACGGGGGTTGTCGCAGGCCGAGCTGGGTGCTCGGCTCGGGTACGGGGACTCCCACCTGAGCAAGGTCGAGAGCGGGGACCGGTGGCCACCACCGGACCTGCCGGACCGGGCCGACCGGGTCCTGGACACCGGCGGCGAACTCGCCGCCCTGTGGCCGCTGGTCGAGCGGGAACGGCAGGAGGGTCCCGGGGCCAGACCGGTCGAGGCGGTCCCGCCGTCCACACCGTCGAGCCCCACCGCGCCCGAGGCAATGGCTGCGCTGCTGGAGGCCTACCACGACGTCGGCTCGCAGCTGGGCAGTCGGGACCTGGTGGTGCCGCTCGAACACCACACGCGCGCGGTCGTGCAGTGGCAGGCGGGGTCCTCCGACCCCGAGCTCGCCCGGCTGGCGGCCAGGTTCGCGCAACTGGCAGGCTGGGCCCGCTTCGACGGCGCGGACTACTCGACCGCCCAGTTCTGGTACACCTGCGGCCAGCACTGGGCGACCCTCGCCGACGACCGCGACCTGATGAGCCGGTTGTTGGCCCGCCAGAGCTCGGTCCACTGGTCGGTCGGCAACGCCGCGGGCGCCATCGCCTTGGCCGAACGCGCCCGCCTTGTCGAGGGGACCAGACCCGGCGTCCGCGCTTGGGCGTGCCTGGCGGAAGCGCGCGGACACGCCCTGGCCGGTGACCGCCGCTCGTGCGAACAACGCCTCGACGACGCGACAACGCTGCTGCGCGCCGCCGACCCACGCACCGAGCCTTGGGCCGCGCAGTCGGTCTTGGCGCTCGCCATGGGCACCTGCTACCGCGATCTGGCTGCCCGGGACACCCGGTCAACGTTGGCGACGACAGCCGTCGACCACACCACCCGCGCTCTCGCGGCCGTACCTGTAGCGAACGAACACGACCGCGCCGTCGTGGCCACGCGCCTCGCGAGCTCCCACACCCACGCGGGCCAACCCGACGAAGCGGCATCGGTGCTGACAACCCTGTTGAGCCCCCCATCCGGCCCGCACGGATCAGCCCGCGTCAGAGCGGAGATGCGGGTCGTGCACACCGCGCTCACCGAGCAGTGGCCCACGGTCGGCGCTGTTCGCGAGCTGACCGACCTGGTGCGCACCACACTGCCGAACTAG
- a CDS encoding DUF6191 domain-containing protein produces the protein MGLLWAMSLPGLVVLLVVLAALERFGLWMHQRSWLPWRRNRTGTPVSAAGFDELGAFFSGPKREELEYRKTELMLRDDSDDGAPPHTTVDLDGYGVRVVLPKKPV, from the coding sequence ATGGGCTTGCTGTGGGCGATGAGCCTCCCCGGTCTGGTGGTGCTGCTCGTGGTGCTCGCCGCCCTGGAGCGCTTCGGGCTGTGGATGCACCAGCGCAGCTGGCTGCCGTGGCGCCGCAACCGGACGGGAACGCCGGTCTCCGCCGCGGGTTTCGACGAGCTCGGCGCCTTCTTCTCCGGCCCCAAGCGGGAGGAACTCGAGTACCGCAAGACCGAGTTGATGCTGCGGGACGACTCGGACGACGGCGCACCACCCCACACCACCGTCGACCTCGACGGCTACGGCGTGCGGGTGGTGCTGCCGAAGAAGCCGGTCTAG